The following is a genomic window from Campylobacter lari subsp. lari.
AAAAATAAATATACAGTTACTACATTGGAAGATTTAGGTAGAGTTATCGCTCCAGGTCAACAAATTTTCTATTCTGATGGCAGTGATTTAAGAGGTAGTACTGGTGAAAACTTCTTCTATTTTGCAGGTTTAGGCTATACTTTTGCTGAAACTTTAAGAGTAGGATTTGACTATATCGGTGGTAAATCTAAACAAGCTACTCATGATATAGACAAATACGAAATGGTTGGAAGCGTATCTTATGCTTATAGCCCAAAACTTACATTTAGCGGATTCTATTCTTACCTAAGTGAAGATTTCAACACAGCTGGTAAAGATAATGCTAACGATCAATTCATCAGACTTGAAGCTCTATACAAATTCTAATTATAAAAGCTAAGCCAAAAGGCTTAGCTTACTATATCTAAGATTATCTCTTCTTTTAATCCCTGTATTTTAATTTCTTTTATTTTTAAATCATTAGGTAGATTTTCTAATAAAGCTTCTTTGTCATGTATATTTTTACTTGCTAGTATTCTTAATATTTTACCCCTATAAGCCTTTGCAAAGTGACTTAAGGTTTTGGAATTTTTTAAAAAAGTGAGGGTAACAAAGGGTTGTTTAATGGTGTAAAATTTTTCATAAAATTTAGCTCTAAGATCGATTATTAATTCATTTTCTAAAAAATTATCAAGCTCACTGGAAAAATTTTCTTTATAAAATTTTTCTATATTAAAATTTTTGATTTTCTCACCTTGTTTTAATTTATAATAAGGTATTAAATCTTTTGCTAAAATAGGACCAAAAAGATTTGAAAATATCAATACATTTTCATCTATATATTTTTTAGAAATTTCATCCAAACTTTCATAATCTAAATATTTAAAAGCAACACCATTGTATCTTTGAATCGCTTTAGTCGTATCTTTTTTTAATATATCTTGGCTAAGATCATATAATTCATCTTTGTCTTTGATACCAAAAAATTTTTCAAGAACATTTTCATCGCATTCTTTTATAAAATTATTATATTTGGCAATTACTTCAAGTCTTTTATCGTATAATTTGCTAAATATGAATGATTTTTCGTTTAAACAAGTATGTGTATTTATTTTACCCTTACCCTCGCTAGGTGAAAATAAAATTTTCATAATAAATCCTTTATTTTTTAAAAATTATACAAAATTATTTAAAACACTTGACATTAATTCAAAATTACATTATAATTCAACTTTATTTTTTGCTGGTTTAGCTCAGTTGGTAGAGCAGCTGCCTTGTAAGCAGCAGGTCGGGGGTTCAAGTCCCTTAACCAGCTCCATTGTTAATAGCAGTGTTTGACCAGAAATAAAAAGCATTTTTATTCATGGTGAGTTACTCAAGTGGCCAACGAGGGCAGACTGTAAATCTGCTGGCTTTCGCCTTCCGTGGTTCGAATCCACGACTCACCACCATTGCTTTGCGGGAGTAGCTCAGTTGGCTAGAGCATCAGCCTTCCAAGCTGAGGGTCGCGGGTTCGAGTCCCGTTTCCCGCTCCAACCTGATTTTGGTAGAGTGAAACTGGGAGCTGTTTTTAAATTCAGAATTTCTAGCAGTTTCAAATTTCCAAAATTTTTATAGTTTATGTTTTTAATTTTTCTGAGCGCTCGTATGGCTCAGAGGTAGAGCACTCCCTTGGTAAGGGAGAGGTCGCGGGTTCAAGTCCCGCTATGAGCTCCATTGATTTCAAAAGATTATAAAACATAAATTAGTATTTGTTTGTAAATTTTATATGGAGGAAAAAGATGGCTAAAGAAAAATTTTCACGTAATAAGCCTCACGTAAATATTGGTACTATTGGTCACGTTGATCATGGTAAAACTACTTTAACAGCTGCTATCTCTGCTGTTCTTTCAAGAAGAGGTTTGGCTGAGCTTAAAGATTATGATAATATCGATAACGCTCCTGAAGAAAAAGA
Proteins encoded in this region:
- a CDS encoding YaaA family protein, producing the protein MKILFSPSEGKGKINTHTCLNEKSFIFSKLYDKRLEVIAKYNNFIKECDENVLEKFFGIKDKDELYDLSQDILKKDTTKAIQRYNGVAFKYLDYESLDEISKKYIDENVLIFSNLFGPILAKDLIPYYKLKQGEKIKNFNIEKFYKENFSSELDNFLENELIIDLRAKFYEKFYTIKQPFVTLTFLKNSKTLSHFAKAYRGKILRILASKNIHDKEALLENLPNDLKIKEIKIQGLKEEIILDIVS